A stretch of Lathyrus oleraceus cultivar Zhongwan6 chromosome 6, CAAS_Psat_ZW6_1.0, whole genome shotgun sequence DNA encodes these proteins:
- the LOC127096733 gene encoding uncharacterized protein LOC127096733, which translates to MMMSQSQSPHSRRMLPPGNTRKRKHNEADKPDKPIGSNKLLAGYLAHEFLTKGTLLGQKFDPKLTRAGIYPDSRVGSGEYSRAEGSDVRKEHESYGEVASIMKMDGTHIKGIVNPTQLSQWIHM; encoded by the coding sequence ATGATGATGAGTCAGAGTCAGAGTCCCCATTCACGTAGGATGTTGCCACCTGGCAACACGAGAAAGCGCAAACACAATGAAGCCGATAAGCCGGATAAGCCGATAGGTTCTAACAAGCTTCTAGCCGGTTATCTTGCTCACGAATTCTTGACGAAAGGGACTCTACTTGGACAGAAGTTTGATCCTAAGTTAACCCGAGCCGGTATTTATCCCGACTCCCGGGTTGGCTCAGGTGAGTACTCGCGAGCCGAAGGTTCAGATGTGAGAAAGGAGCATGAGAGTTACGGTGAGGTAGCAAGCATAATGAAGATGGATGGGACCCACATAAAGGGAATTGTGAACCCCACACAGCTCTCGCAGTGGATTCATATGTAA